The proteins below are encoded in one region of Holophagaceae bacterium:
- a CDS encoding outer membrane lipoprotein carrier protein LolA codes for MKLMNFLITCIALVAAVPVAGQAAAPLKELVERFDAAQAKVDTLQAPFTLTIRRSMLKTPTVTKGTLYLQGSEFAHFIFSAPEDLVLHLTPKALISYSPGSKEAQFVKIGVIKNSNRKFLGLGQKLSYLGEYFQIGLGQSKEVAGTYFLMLTPRTLGMKKRMQSLYIWVDQDSNLPRQLQWVERSGDTWQLELGALQTNQPLPPGVTGFKLPGGVSLKSEFSFFATRKK; via the coding sequence ATGAAGCTGATGAACTTTCTGATCACCTGTATAGCGCTCGTTGCGGCCGTGCCCGTGGCTGGCCAGGCCGCGGCGCCTCTCAAGGAGCTGGTGGAGCGGTTCGACGCGGCCCAGGCCAAGGTCGACACGTTGCAGGCGCCTTTCACGCTGACGATCCGGCGCTCCATGTTGAAAACGCCCACGGTCACCAAGGGCACCCTGTATCTCCAGGGCTCGGAGTTCGCCCATTTCATTTTTTCCGCGCCAGAGGACCTGGTCCTTCATCTCACGCCGAAGGCGCTGATCTCCTACAGCCCTGGCTCCAAGGAGGCGCAATTCGTGAAAATTGGGGTCATCAAGAACTCCAATCGGAAATTCCTGGGCCTTGGTCAAAAACTTTCCTATCTCGGCGAGTATTTCCAAATCGGGCTTGGCCAGTCCAAGGAGGTGGCGGGCACCTATTTCCTGATGCTCACGCCCAGGACGCTGGGCATGAAAAAGAGGATGCAAAGCTTGTACATCTGGGTGGACCAGGACTCCAACCTGCCCCGCCAGCTCCAGTGGGTGGAGCGGAGCGGCGACACCTGGCAGTTGGAATTGGGCGCCCTCCAGACAAACCAGCCTTTGCCCCCAGGCGTCACGGGTTTCAAGCTGCCCGGAGGTGTTTCTCTCAAATCCGAGTTCAGCTTTTTCGCGACAAGGAAGAAATAA
- a CDS encoding MBL fold metallo-hydrolase, whose amino-acid sequence MHYAALASGSKGNCHAFSDGERTLLIDAGLSLKQVRVRMESLGLDPRTIRAVALTHEHSDHIGAVGVILRNTNWVFLATPETKLAVERIHGIDIPGNRWIPLRAGFALDWCGWRVHPFTLPHDATDPVAYRVEVDGCNAAVVTDLGNPTALVADHCRDLDLLVLEANHDVDMLREGGYPPLLKARILSRVGHLSNVSMAELLASVLSPRLRTVVMAHLSEQNNDPELVRVVAAEVLRGWQASLHLAHQREPLRPELPPVLAAFH is encoded by the coding sequence ATGCATTACGCGGCGCTGGCATCGGGTTCCAAGGGCAACTGCCATGCCTTCAGCGATGGTGAACGCACGCTGCTCATCGATGCGGGCCTCTCGCTCAAGCAGGTGCGGGTGCGCATGGAGTCCCTGGGGCTGGACCCTCGGACCATCAGGGCTGTGGCCCTCACCCATGAACATTCGGACCACATCGGCGCGGTGGGGGTGATCCTGCGCAACACCAATTGGGTTTTCCTGGCCACTCCCGAAACCAAGCTGGCGGTGGAGCGGATCCATGGGATCGACATTCCAGGCAATCGCTGGATCCCGCTGCGGGCAGGCTTCGCGCTGGACTGGTGCGGTTGGAGGGTGCATCCCTTCACCCTTCCCCACGACGCCACGGACCCCGTGGCTTATCGGGTGGAGGTGGATGGGTGCAACGCGGCGGTCGTCACGGACCTGGGCAATCCGACGGCCCTGGTGGCGGACCACTGCCGTGATCTGGACCTGCTGGTGCTGGAGGCCAACCATGATGTGGATATGCTGCGCGAGGGCGGTTACCCGCCGCTGCTGAAGGCGCGCATCCTCAGCCGCGTGGGGCATCTGAGCAATGTGTCCATGGCCGAACTGCTGGCCTCCGTCCTCTCGCCCAGATTGCGCACGGTGGTGATGGCCCACCTTAGCGAACAGAACAACGATCCGGAACTGGTGCGCGTGGTGGCCGCTGAAGTGTTGCGGGGATGGCAGGCCTCGCTGCACCTTGCCCACCAGCGGGAGCCGCTCCGGCCGGAACTACCACCGGTCCTGGCGGCATTCCATTGA
- a CDS encoding CPBP family intramembrane metalloprotease, whose translation MVKGAFLDASGSVRNGWKILGFGILLYLCMMLLGLLGLWKVLGFEWGMALAVLVPTAFCLRLERQPLPVAGLKPTLRWGGDFALGTIGGLLLMLLVAGLIFAVHGFHWQRSGGAHFGELAAGAWLYLAVAVNEELLFRGYLFQRLMKGTGTWIALPLMGLWFAYAHWDNPGMGGSVRLWAMLNIFLAGLLLGLAYLKTQRLALPMGIHLGWNWAQGSLLGFGVSGTMDTHGWVTPVFEGRPEWLTGGSFGLEASLPCALLCSLAILGLALWTPSPRA comes from the coding sequence GTGGTCAAGGGGGCCTTTCTCGACGCCAGCGGTTCGGTCCGGAATGGATGGAAGATTCTGGGCTTCGGGATCCTTCTCTACCTCTGCATGATGCTTCTGGGCCTGCTCGGCCTATGGAAGGTATTGGGTTTTGAGTGGGGCATGGCCCTGGCTGTCCTGGTCCCCACGGCCTTCTGTCTCCGGTTGGAGCGGCAGCCATTGCCGGTGGCGGGACTGAAACCAACCTTGCGCTGGGGCGGCGATTTCGCGCTGGGCACGATCGGGGGCCTGCTCCTGATGCTGCTGGTGGCCGGCCTCATCTTCGCGGTCCACGGCTTCCATTGGCAACGGAGCGGCGGCGCGCATTTCGGCGAACTGGCAGCCGGTGCCTGGCTGTACCTGGCGGTGGCCGTCAACGAGGAGCTGCTGTTCCGCGGGTACCTGTTCCAGCGGTTGATGAAGGGCACCGGGACCTGGATTGCGCTGCCGCTCATGGGCCTCTGGTTCGCCTACGCCCATTGGGACAATCCGGGGATGGGCGGTTCCGTCAGGCTCTGGGCGATGCTCAATATTTTTCTGGCCGGACTCCTCCTGGGGCTCGCCTACTTGAAGACCCAGCGCCTGGCCTTGCCGATGGGCATCCATCTGGGCTGGAATTGGGCTCAGGGCAGCCTGTTGGGCTTTGGCGTGAGCGGAACCATGGACACCCATGGCTGGGTGACCCCGGTTTTCGAGGGCCGTCCGGAATGGCTTACCGGGGGCTCCTTCGGTCTTGAGGCCAGCCTTCCCTGTGCCTTGCTGTGCAGCCTGGCCATCCTGGGCCTTGCCCTCTGGACCCCCTCCCCTCGCGCCTGA
- a CDS encoding acyl-CoA carboxylase subunit beta translates to MEKKIETLKAKHAAALAGGGEARVSKQHEGGKLTARERIAAFLDEGSFEEMDALMVHRTPDLEKIPGDGVITGFGRVDGRPVAIFAQDFTVFGGSLSEGYAKKICKVMDLAMKIGCPVIGLNDSGGARIQEGVVSLGGYADIFLRNTLASGVVPQISLIMGPCAGGAVYSPAITDFITMVRGTSYMFVTGPDVIKAVTHEEVTKEELGGATTHSARSGVAHFVQASDLAALAHTRELLSFLPSNNLGEAPRKAPRTPQSLENPDLDSIVPDDASKPYDIRLIIKGIVDDAAFFEVHEAFAPNIVVGFARIEGRSVGIVANQPAFLAGVLDISASEKGARFVRFCDAFNIPIITFEDVPGFLPGVNQEHGGIIRHGAKLLFAFCEATVPKITIITRKAYGGAYCVMASKHIRTDFNYAYPTAEIAVMGAEGAVNVLHGKAVAGAADPVAKRAELIADYNEKFANPYIAAEFGFVDEVILPRETRKKLVRALALLDTKRDATPPKKHGNIPL, encoded by the coding sequence CTGGAAAAAAAGATAGAGACCCTCAAGGCCAAGCACGCTGCGGCGCTGGCGGGTGGGGGCGAAGCCCGGGTTTCCAAACAGCACGAGGGCGGCAAGCTCACGGCCCGGGAACGCATTGCGGCCTTCCTTGATGAAGGCTCCTTCGAGGAGATGGATGCGCTGATGGTGCATCGCACGCCGGATCTGGAAAAGATTCCCGGGGATGGCGTGATCACGGGCTTCGGACGGGTGGATGGCCGCCCCGTGGCGATCTTCGCCCAGGATTTCACGGTTTTCGGGGGGTCGCTGTCCGAGGGCTACGCCAAGAAGATCTGCAAGGTGATGGACCTGGCCATGAAGATCGGCTGTCCGGTCATCGGCCTCAACGACAGCGGTGGCGCCCGCATCCAGGAAGGTGTCGTATCCCTGGGCGGCTATGCGGATATTTTCTTGCGGAACACGCTCGCCAGCGGGGTGGTGCCGCAGATCTCGCTCATCATGGGACCCTGCGCCGGGGGCGCGGTCTATAGCCCCGCCATCACGGATTTCATCACCATGGTCCGCGGTACGAGCTACATGTTCGTGACGGGCCCCGATGTCATCAAGGCCGTCACCCACGAGGAAGTGACCAAGGAAGAGTTGGGCGGCGCCACCACCCACAGCGCGCGCAGCGGGGTCGCGCATTTTGTTCAAGCAAGCGACCTGGCGGCGCTTGCGCACACGCGCGAACTGCTTTCCTTCCTGCCCAGCAATAACCTGGGCGAAGCTCCCCGAAAGGCGCCGCGGACGCCGCAGTCGCTGGAGAACCCAGACCTGGACAGCATCGTTCCGGACGACGCCAGCAAGCCCTACGACATCCGGCTCATCATCAAGGGCATCGTGGACGACGCGGCTTTTTTCGAGGTGCACGAGGCTTTCGCGCCCAACATCGTCGTGGGTTTCGCCCGCATCGAAGGCCGCAGCGTGGGCATCGTGGCCAACCAGCCGGCCTTCCTGGCGGGTGTGCTGGACATCTCGGCCTCCGAGAAGGGCGCGCGGTTCGTGCGCTTCTGCGACGCCTTCAATATCCCCATCATCACCTTCGAGGATGTTCCCGGTTTCCTGCCCGGCGTGAACCAGGAGCATGGCGGCATCATCCGCCATGGCGCGAAACTGCTCTTCGCGTTCTGCGAAGCCACGGTCCCTAAAATCACCATCATCACCCGCAAAGCCTACGGCGGCGCCTATTGCGTCATGGCCTCCAAGCACATCCGCACGGATTTCAACTATGCCTATCCCACCGCGGAAATCGCGGTCATGGGCGCCGAAGGAGCGGTGAACGTCCTCCACGGCAAAGCCGTGGCGGGCGCGGCGGACCCGGTGGCCAAGCGGGCGGAGCTCATCGCCGACTACAACGAGAAATTCGCCAATCCTTATATCGCCGCGGAATTCGGCTTCGTGGACGAGGTCATCCTGCCCCGCGAAACCCGCAAGAAACTGGTCAGGGCCTTGGCCCTGCTCGACACAAAACGAGACGCGACACCGCCCAAGAAACACGGAAACATTCCTCTTTGA
- a CDS encoding zinc-ribbon domain-containing protein, protein MIVVCPSCSARFQYDEARFQGALSKRFRCPKCSHVFEVFNPAQPPVDTDSEALFDQVFVEVPAAPGSPVVQRTQAFTPPPVDPFDLPPGLVPNPSSYQTIRQDDVPPPPPPPPPPPPQIDSPSTTAHSTARRDRQSMLDGIHAGVMPKGIKFSLAFLTGPLASTVRVIDRPSLVIGRDQGEIITHDPETSRQHASLAIHNDGTAWLTDLESTNGTFVDGQTIQGTVQLMDRQEFTCGKSTFMLLIRPEDQFSLE, encoded by the coding sequence ATGATCGTGGTTTGTCCATCCTGCTCGGCCCGCTTTCAATACGACGAGGCCCGTTTCCAAGGCGCGTTGAGCAAACGCTTCCGCTGCCCCAAGTGCAGCCACGTGTTCGAGGTCTTCAACCCCGCCCAGCCCCCCGTAGACACGGATTCCGAAGCGCTCTTCGATCAGGTCTTTGTGGAGGTTCCAGCGGCGCCTGGGTCCCCGGTGGTCCAGAGGACCCAAGCCTTCACCCCACCCCCGGTGGATCCTTTTGACCTTCCCCCCGGCCTGGTTCCCAACCCGAGTTCCTACCAGACCATCCGGCAGGATGACGTCCCTCCGCCTCCCCCGCCTCCCCCGCCGCCACCCCCCCAGATCGATTCACCCTCCACCACCGCGCATTCGACCGCCCGCCGGGACAGGCAGAGCATGCTCGACGGCATCCATGCCGGCGTCATGCCCAAGGGGATCAAATTCAGCCTGGCCTTCCTCACGGGCCCCCTGGCTTCGACGGTGCGCGTCATAGACAGGCCGAGCCTCGTCATCGGACGCGACCAGGGCGAAATCATCACCCACGATCCCGAAACCTCCAGGCAGCACGCATCCCTGGCCATCCATAACGATGGGACGGCCTGGTTGACGGACCTGGAAAGCACCAATGGCACGTTCGTTGATGGGCAAACCATTCAAGGCACCGTTCAACTCATGGATCGCCAGGAATTCACCTGCGGCAAGAGCACCTTCATGCTGCTCATCCGACCCGAAGACCAGTTCTCCCTCGAATAG
- a CDS encoding GNAT family N-acetyltransferase, whose product MDSTLRASILADLDLHVRHRVAMFKDMDYGTDAGRDAMAAAFRDRLRTWLSTGEVRGVVAEAGGQAVAGALLQLKESLPNPLSPQAVRGYLFNVYTDPAFRGQGLARKLTLALLDVAKAQGIGMVELHASKHAEALYRSMGFEPTPEFRLILDEGIQKPGQWKERR is encoded by the coding sequence ATGGATTCCACCCTCCGCGCCTCCATCCTCGCCGACCTTGATCTCCACGTGCGCCACCGGGTGGCCATGTTCAAGGACATGGATTACGGGACCGACGCGGGCCGCGACGCCATGGCCGCGGCGTTCCGGGATCGCCTGCGCACCTGGCTGAGCACCGGCGAGGTCCGGGGTGTGGTGGCCGAAGCCGGTGGCCAGGCGGTCGCGGGCGCCTTGCTGCAGCTCAAAGAATCCCTGCCCAATCCCCTGAGTCCCCAGGCCGTGCGCGGCTACCTGTTCAACGTCTACACCGATCCCGCCTTCCGGGGCCAGGGCCTGGCCAGGAAACTGACCCTGGCCCTGCTAGACGTGGCCAAGGCCCAGGGCATCGGCATGGTCGAACTCCACGCCAGCAAACATGCCGAAGCCCTGTACCGCTCCATGGGCTTCGAACCCACGCCGGAATTCAGGCTCATCCTGGATGAGGGGATCCAGAAGCCCGGGCAGTGGAAGGAACGGCGTTAG
- a CDS encoding tetratricopeptide repeat protein: MADSTQHLLQRAFAHHQAGRHSEAEPLYREILSRNPGDPNALHLLGVLAQEAGRNEEAVDLIKRAIQAFPFGPAFHNNLANALKALGRLEEARIAYLEALRLQPDYTEAQSSLGLVLHALKRWDEAVAVFSAALRQRPNHPTVLNNLGVSLNLMGRLEEAAAAFRQSLAAHPDQPETHNNLGNVLYELGDVEGAMAHSRQALELRPGYTGAHSTLLLRLNYEPDLGSQELFEAHKEWSRVHETPHLARTRDFHVDLAPGRPLRVGYVSPDFRRHSVAAFFEPLLAAHDRTRVEVHCYSQVAHPDDITRRLCSLSDHWLKVVGLSDDALAEVIQQDRIDVLVDLAGHTANNRLPLFARRPAPVQVTWLGYPNTTGMQAFSARFTDEVADPQGAEALHSEPLFRLPRGFLCYGPPSGAPPVAPLPAHRQGHFTFGSFNSLLKVNPGVITAWAEILKRTPGSKLVLKGMLQRDGANRQRFERAFAEIGIDPDRLELAPAVPEFRDHLATYNQVDLALDPFPYNGTTTTCEALWMGVPTLTLRGDRHAGRVGASILTRVGLESFIAEDLDSYIQSAVAWTGRLGELAGIRAGLRERMAASDLCDARGFAAQVENAFEALWKQWENVRDQRSAPPSA; this comes from the coding sequence ATGGCCGATTCCACCCAGCATCTGCTCCAGCGGGCCTTCGCGCACCACCAGGCCGGACGGCACTCCGAGGCCGAGCCCCTCTACCGCGAAATCCTCAGCCGGAATCCCGGGGACCCCAATGCGCTCCATCTGCTGGGCGTCCTGGCCCAGGAGGCGGGACGCAACGAGGAGGCCGTGGACCTCATCAAGAGAGCCATCCAGGCCTTTCCTTTCGGGCCGGCCTTCCACAACAACCTGGCCAACGCCCTGAAAGCGCTGGGCCGCCTGGAAGAAGCGCGGATCGCCTATCTGGAGGCCCTGCGGCTCCAGCCCGACTACACCGAGGCCCAGAGCAGCCTTGGCCTTGTGCTCCATGCCCTCAAGCGCTGGGATGAAGCCGTGGCGGTCTTTTCCGCCGCCCTCCGGCAGCGGCCGAACCACCCGACCGTGCTAAACAATCTTGGCGTGAGCCTGAACCTCATGGGGCGCTTGGAGGAAGCAGCCGCTGCTTTCCGGCAATCCCTCGCCGCGCACCCTGACCAGCCCGAAACCCACAACAACCTGGGCAATGTCCTGTACGAACTGGGAGACGTCGAAGGCGCCATGGCCCATAGCCGCCAGGCGCTTGAATTGAGGCCCGGCTACACCGGCGCCCACAGCACGCTCCTGCTCCGGTTGAATTACGAGCCGGACCTCGGATCCCAGGAGCTCTTCGAGGCCCATAAGGAGTGGTCGCGGGTCCACGAAACGCCTCATCTCGCGCGGACCCGGGATTTCCATGTGGACCTGGCGCCCGGACGGCCCCTGCGTGTGGGCTACGTCTCCCCGGATTTCCGCCGCCACTCCGTGGCGGCTTTCTTCGAGCCCCTGTTGGCGGCCCATGACCGGACCCGGGTGGAGGTCCACTGCTATTCCCAGGTGGCCCATCCGGACGACATCACCCGCCGCCTGTGCTCCCTGTCGGACCATTGGTTGAAGGTCGTCGGCTTGAGCGATGATGCGCTGGCCGAAGTCATCCAGCAGGACCGCATCGACGTCCTGGTGGACCTCGCGGGCCACACGGCGAACAACCGGCTGCCCCTGTTCGCCCGGCGCCCGGCGCCGGTCCAGGTGACCTGGCTTGGATATCCCAACACGACGGGCATGCAGGCCTTCAGCGCGCGGTTCACGGATGAGGTTGCGGACCCCCAGGGCGCCGAGGCCCTCCACTCCGAGCCGCTCTTCCGCCTGCCCCGCGGCTTCCTCTGCTACGGCCCCCCGAGCGGGGCCCCGCCCGTGGCGCCCCTCCCCGCGCACCGCCAGGGCCACTTCACCTTCGGCTCCTTCAACAGCCTGCTGAAGGTGAATCCAGGCGTCATCACGGCCTGGGCGGAGATCCTGAAGCGGACGCCGGGCAGCAAGCTGGTCTTGAAGGGCATGCTGCAGCGCGACGGGGCCAACCGCCAGCGGTTCGAACGGGCTTTCGCAGAGATTGGGATCGACCCCGACCGCCTTGAACTCGCGCCCGCAGTCCCGGAATTCCGGGATCATCTCGCCACCTACAACCAAGTGGATCTGGCCCTGGATCCCTTCCCCTACAACGGCACCACCACCACCTGCGAAGCCCTTTGGATGGGCGTGCCGACGCTCACCCTGCGGGGCGACCGCCATGCCGGTCGGGTCGGCGCCAGCATCCTCACTCGCGTTGGACTCGAATCCTTCATCGCCGAAGATCTGGATTCCTATATCCAATCAGCCGTGGCCTGGACCGGCCGCCTGGGTGAACTCGCTGGCATCCGCGCGGGCCTTCGGGAACGCATGGCGGCCTCGGATCTCTGCGATGCCCGCGGTTTTGCCGCGCAGGTGGAAAACGCCTTCGAGGCCTTGTGGAAACAGTGGGAAAACGTCCGAGATCAGCGCTCCGCGCCCCCATCGGCATAG